The following coding sequences are from one uncultured Cohaesibacter sp. window:
- a CDS encoding aspartate transaminase: MSELKLAARIQRIKPSPSTAAADRARQLREEGRDIVNLTVGEPDFDTPQSIKEAACAAIMAGETKYTAVPGTVPLRKAIAARMKQRTGVDYGLDQITVSNGGKQVIFNTLMATVGKGDDVLIPAPFWVSYPDMVLACGGNPVIIPCIEENGFKLTAEALEAAITPNTRWLILNSPSNPTGAVYTAEDLKTVTDVLMRHPQVWLLTDDIYDEIVFTDAAIASPVSVEPGLVDRTFLINGVSKTYAMTGWRIGYGVGPAPLVKAINTLQSQMASCASSVSQAAAVAALTGDQKEVGEWLKVYRKRCELAVELLNTAPGLSCRSSDGAFYVYPNCAGVIGKKTPDGKVIKDDGDFVLYLLESEGVAVIAGTAYGLSPYFRISVATSEAVIRDGCERIIKACGALSQ; the protein is encoded by the coding sequence ATGTCTGAACTCAAGCTTGCTGCGCGCATCCAGCGCATTAAACCCTCCCCCAGCACGGCTGCTGCAGATCGAGCCCGTCAGCTGCGTGAAGAGGGGCGCGATATCGTAAACCTAACCGTTGGGGAGCCGGATTTCGATACCCCTCAGTCGATCAAGGAAGCCGCTTGTGCCGCCATCATGGCAGGGGAAACGAAATATACCGCAGTTCCCGGCACTGTGCCGCTGCGCAAGGCTATCGCAGCCCGTATGAAGCAGCGCACGGGGGTTGATTATGGTCTGGACCAGATTACCGTCAGCAATGGTGGCAAACAGGTTATCTTCAACACATTGATGGCGACTGTTGGCAAGGGGGATGATGTGCTCATTCCGGCACCATTCTGGGTTTCCTATCCGGATATGGTGCTGGCCTGTGGTGGCAATCCGGTGATCATTCCGTGCATTGAGGAAAATGGTTTCAAGCTGACGGCTGAAGCTCTGGAAGCGGCCATCACGCCGAACACCCGCTGGCTTATCCTCAATTCGCCAAGCAATCCCACCGGGGCGGTCTATACGGCTGAAGATCTCAAGACGGTGACCGACGTCCTGATGCGCCATCCGCAAGTGTGGCTTCTCACCGACGATATCTATGACGAAATCGTCTTCACCGACGCCGCCATTGCCAGCCCGGTTTCTGTTGAACCAGGTCTTGTCGATCGCACCTTCCTGATCAATGGCGTGTCCAAGACCTATGCCATGACTGGCTGGCGTATCGGCTATGGCGTTGGGCCAGCTCCGCTTGTCAAAGCCATCAACACGCTTCAGTCACAGATGGCTTCCTGTGCCTCATCCGTGAGCCAGGCAGCTGCAGTGGCCGCACTGACCGGCGATCAGAAGGAAGTGGGCGAGTGGTTGAAGGTTTATCGGAAACGGTGCGAATTGGCTGTCGAGTTGCTTAATACAGCTCCCGGTCTCAGCTGCCGCAGTTCTGATGGCGCTTTCTATGTTTATCCTAACTGTGCCGGTGTCATCGGGAAGAAAACCCCGGATGGCAAGGTGATCAAGGATGACGGCGACTTCGTGCTTTACCTGCTGGAAAGCGAAGGCGTCGCCGTTATCGCAGGCACAGCATACGGCTTGTCACCTTACTTCCGGATCTCTGTTGCCACCAGCGAAGCTGTGATCCGCGACGGATGCGAAAGAATCATCAAGGCATGTGGTGCGCTATCCCAGTGA
- a CDS encoding TRAP transporter large permease subunit yields MSVIITTLLLTLLVVLGSGIWVGLSLMGTGVTVISLFRDIPIDKLLPQYVFNILTTSELVALPLFVIMGEFLFRTKLSRALFNGLAPWMGLLPGRLLHVNIVGCSIFAAISGSSAATTQVVGRISLTELLRRGYSRDIAIGSLAGAGTLGFLIPPSTVMIIYGVLAEESVLKLFTAGFLPGMLLALLFMAVIMIRTAINKDAIPEAEKRLRHVSMAERIYALKELAPALFLILVVLGSMYGGLATPSEAAAVGVFGAVFVAALQGGLSVKAVRDVALSSMQTCSMIGLIIVGATILGNVTSFLGIPNFMASFVSELQLSPFMLIFVLTCVYLLLGCFLEGFSMIVTTLPVVLPLVTAAGFDKVWFGVFLVIVVELAQITPPVGFNLFIIQGVTGDGIGYITRVTLPFVALMLAFIAFLAIFPEFVMWLPSVLYG; encoded by the coding sequence ATGAGTGTAATTATAACAACATTGCTTCTTACTCTACTGGTCGTTCTTGGCTCTGGGATATGGGTGGGCCTTTCTCTGATGGGAACCGGGGTGACTGTAATCTCTCTGTTCCGTGATATCCCGATCGACAAACTACTCCCCCAATATGTCTTCAATATTCTGACTACGAGTGAATTGGTTGCTCTGCCCCTGTTCGTCATCATGGGCGAATTCCTCTTTCGCACGAAACTGTCCCGCGCTCTCTTCAATGGTCTAGCGCCTTGGATGGGCTTGCTTCCTGGAAGATTGTTGCATGTAAATATCGTTGGATGCTCAATTTTTGCTGCCATTTCAGGATCTTCTGCGGCGACCACTCAGGTTGTCGGGCGTATCTCCCTGACGGAACTGCTGCGCCGCGGATATTCTCGTGACATTGCCATCGGCAGTCTCGCGGGAGCCGGCACTTTGGGCTTCCTCATTCCTCCCAGCACTGTGATGATCATTTATGGTGTGCTGGCTGAGGAATCCGTTTTGAAGCTTTTCACTGCAGGTTTTCTGCCTGGAATGTTGCTTGCGCTGTTGTTCATGGCTGTGATCATGATCAGAACAGCCATCAATAAAGATGCAATTCCGGAAGCTGAAAAACGCTTGCGCCATGTGTCCATGGCCGAAAGGATCTATGCGCTTAAGGAATTGGCCCCGGCACTATTTCTCATCCTGGTTGTTTTGGGCTCGATGTATGGCGGCCTGGCCACCCCTTCCGAGGCTGCTGCTGTTGGTGTCTTCGGTGCCGTTTTTGTTGCGGCACTCCAAGGTGGTTTGAGTGTGAAAGCTGTCCGCGATGTTGCGCTCAGTTCCATGCAGACTTGCAGCATGATCGGCCTGATCATCGTTGGCGCGACCATCTTGGGTAATGTCACATCGTTCCTGGGCATTCCAAACTTTATGGCCAGCTTCGTTTCCGAACTCCAGCTTTCTCCTTTTATGCTGATTTTCGTCCTGACATGCGTCTATCTGCTGCTCGGATGTTTTCTTGAGGGCTTTTCCATGATCGTGACGACGCTGCCGGTGGTGCTGCCTTTGGTAACAGCTGCAGGGTTCGACAAGGTCTGGTTTGGTGTTTTCCTCGTGATCGTCGTCGAGCTGGCTCAGATTACGCCGCCTGTTGGATTCAATCTCTTCATTATTCAAGGGGTTACTGGCGATGGCATCGGCTATATTACCCGAGTGACCTTGCCATTCGTCGCCTTGATGCTGGCCTTTATCGCCTTTCTCGCCATCTTCCCTGAATTTGTCATGTGGCTGCCCTCAGTCCTGTATGGCTGA
- a CDS encoding TRAP transporter small permease, whose translation MSAPETCSSETKIPGIFTFYVRVVHWLAIVGGVLATLCLVILTFLVFTEVLLSAWTKIFPAMHADIPVAWEYSGYLMGAAFMLGSSITMRAGGHVRVTALIGTLTPRVRHIIECFTTTIGMLFSAFLSYALIAAAFRSFQDGNVSFASYTPLWIPQAAIAVGALFLTLALIERLIRCLFGLELEIHGLRVVSSHDLDIKKD comes from the coding sequence ATGTCAGCACCGGAAACTTGCTCAAGTGAGACAAAGATTCCGGGAATATTCACCTTCTATGTGCGGGTCGTTCATTGGCTCGCCATAGTTGGGGGGGTTCTCGCCACGCTATGTCTTGTCATTCTAACGTTCCTCGTTTTCACGGAAGTTCTGCTCTCTGCCTGGACAAAGATTTTTCCGGCAATGCATGCAGATATCCCTGTTGCCTGGGAATATAGTGGGTATCTGATGGGTGCGGCCTTCATGTTGGGGTCGTCTATAACCATGCGCGCTGGAGGACATGTGCGCGTTACGGCTCTCATCGGAACTCTGACGCCAAGGGTCCGGCATATCATTGAATGTTTCACAACAACGATTGGTATGCTGTTCTCCGCTTTTCTTTCCTACGCGCTCATAGCTGCTGCATTCAGATCATTCCAGGATGGCAATGTGTCCTTTGCCAGCTATACACCACTCTGGATTCCCCAGGCTGCTATTGCGGTTGGCGCCCTATTCCTGACGTTGGCACTCATTGAACGCCTCATCCGTTGCCTCTTTGGGCTGGAACTCGAAATCCATGGTCTCAGGGTGGTTTCGTCGCACGATCTTGATATCAAGAAGGACTGA
- a CDS encoding TRAP transporter substrate-binding protein codes for MTGNKTATNHHKFEGKNMLKAFRNIAYGAVAILAVTAFNPVSVSHAATFDLSEVMPESNFGTQNVKKFADAVRKATDGRVDIQVHAGGALGFKGPEHLRAVRDGLVPMADVLGSQQIGDQPLFGLENVPFLVSSMEDLHVLHKFWRPEIEKVAEKYNQKFLFYVPSPKQYMYLKIKADSVDQLQGIKIRGADKTTVDTMKSIGMAGVQIPWGELIPALASGRVDGVATSATSGVDGKFWEFLQYIYPSNHTWGSNIVSINLDAWNSISKEDQETVQKIAVSLEPSFWDVARDKDMQSVSTMQEHGMELVTISPEMFAEMRAKAKVLLDEYLERVPSAKPIVDAYLAELGRD; via the coding sequence ATGACGGGAAACAAAACCGCAACCAATCACCATAAGTTCGAGGGAAAAAATATGCTTAAGGCATTTAGAAATATTGCATACGGTGCAGTCGCCATTCTGGCTGTTACCGCATTTAATCCGGTTTCGGTATCTCATGCCGCGACGTTTGACTTGTCAGAGGTGATGCCAGAATCCAACTTTGGCACACAGAATGTCAAGAAATTCGCTGACGCTGTCAGAAAAGCAACGGACGGACGTGTCGACATTCAGGTTCATGCCGGTGGAGCTCTTGGCTTCAAGGGGCCTGAGCATCTGCGCGCTGTGCGTGATGGCCTTGTTCCTATGGCCGATGTCCTGGGGAGTCAGCAGATCGGCGATCAACCGCTCTTTGGTCTGGAAAATGTTCCGTTCCTGGTGTCGTCCATGGAAGACCTTCATGTGCTTCATAAGTTCTGGCGCCCGGAAATTGAGAAAGTTGCTGAAAAGTACAATCAGAAATTTCTGTTCTATGTGCCATCTCCGAAGCAGTACATGTATCTGAAAATAAAAGCAGATTCTGTTGATCAGCTTCAGGGAATCAAAATTCGTGGCGCAGACAAGACCACGGTTGATACCATGAAATCAATTGGTATGGCAGGTGTTCAGATCCCTTGGGGTGAATTGATTCCGGCGCTCGCTTCTGGCCGTGTTGATGGTGTGGCTACTTCAGCTACTTCCGGTGTGGATGGTAAATTCTGGGAGTTCCTTCAGTACATCTACCCGTCCAATCATACCTGGGGCAGCAACATAGTATCCATCAATCTGGATGCATGGAATTCCATTTCCAAGGAAGATCAAGAGACCGTTCAGAAAATCGCTGTCTCTCTAGAGCCAAGCTTCTGGGATGTGGCTCGCGATAAAGACATGCAGAGCGTTTCAACCATGCAGGAGCATGGAATGGAGCTTGTAACGATTTCTCCGGAAATGTTTGCTGAAATGCGGGCAAAAGCCAAAGTTCTGCTGGACGAATATCTCGAGCGAGTTCCTTCTGCAAAGCCGATTGTAGATGCCTATCTTGCTGAGCTCGGGAGAGACTAA
- a CDS encoding SDR family oxidoreductase — translation MAFSDYKVALVTGASGGIGGAIAERFAKEGLTVHAVGRNKEKLDELADRCGCVAHAIDIADTEAYRDLVASLGVDVMVNNAGIDHKGSIHTLSVDQIDAQVDINFRAVLHGISAALPGMIERDRGHIINTTSIAAAYSFPSNTIYHATKAGVRALTNNLRHDVYGKRIRVTELCPARVATEIFGKVHGNPEQTQKDFVDGYEILQPQDISDAVANAVDAPSHVNVSYIEVFSTFQVEGGLRFERYTAK, via the coding sequence ATGGCATTTTCAGATTACAAGGTCGCACTGGTTACCGGAGCATCGGGTGGTATCGGTGGGGCTATTGCCGAGCGTTTTGCAAAAGAAGGTTTGACTGTTCATGCGGTCGGCCGCAACAAAGAGAAGCTCGATGAACTGGCTGACCGTTGCGGCTGTGTTGCTCACGCAATCGATATTGCTGATACCGAAGCTTATCGTGACCTTGTTGCGTCTCTGGGTGTTGATGTCATGGTCAATAACGCCGGTATCGACCACAAAGGGTCCATCCATACTCTTAGCGTAGATCAGATTGATGCCCAGGTTGATATCAACTTCAGAGCCGTGCTCCATGGTATTTCTGCTGCGCTGCCGGGCATGATCGAACGCGATCGTGGCCACATCATCAATACCACGTCGATTGCGGCGGCCTATTCATTTCCTAGCAACACGATTTATCACGCCACCAAAGCCGGTGTGCGCGCTTTGACGAACAATCTTCGTCACGATGTCTATGGAAAACGCATCCGTGTAACAGAGCTTTGCCCTGCACGTGTTGCAACAGAAATCTTCGGTAAGGTACATGGCAATCCTGAGCAAACCCAAAAGGACTTTGTTGATGGATATGAAATTTTGCAGCCGCAGGACATCTCGGATGCAGTCGCTAATGCTGTTGATGCGCCATCCCATGTGAATGTCAGCTATATCGAAGTGTTTTCGACTTTTCAGGTTGAAGGAGGCCTGAGATTCGAGCGTTACACCGCAAAGTAA
- the nac gene encoding nitrogen assimilation transcriptional regulator NAC — MDTKRLSYFIKIIDKGSLTRAADALNIAQPALSQHLIGLEAHFKQQLVIRSRHGVTPTEAGNALYRHAQIILKQMDFMSADVCAAAKIISGSVSVGLAPYSTTSTLSLSLLKEVKRKYPEITLHINDNFGSIFSELVMNGRMDLALIYDPGMMRGVNFQQVAVEELFLISHRSLLNAKDGATEISFKSIANIPLLLPSKIHLLRALVDNAFEKVQVTPNIVAEIESMETLGMAISEGMGSTILPWSAASRMSDFKQLILLPLKEPKIEASISICVSDSIPLSEPAMAVHDILFKLVRELIASNQWPGVRPPQ, encoded by the coding sequence ATGGACACCAAAAGGTTGAGCTATTTCATCAAGATTATCGACAAAGGCAGCCTGACCCGCGCGGCCGATGCTCTGAACATTGCTCAGCCCGCACTCAGCCAGCATTTGATCGGCCTTGAAGCGCATTTCAAACAGCAACTTGTTATCCGAAGTCGACATGGAGTGACCCCAACCGAAGCCGGAAATGCCCTTTATCGACATGCACAAATCATCTTGAAGCAGATGGATTTCATGAGCGCCGACGTTTGCGCTGCTGCCAAGATTATTTCTGGTAGCGTTTCTGTTGGTCTGGCTCCCTACAGCACGACATCAACGCTTTCCTTGTCACTGCTCAAGGAAGTAAAGCGCAAGTATCCAGAGATTACGCTGCACATCAATGATAACTTTGGCAGCATCTTCAGTGAATTGGTCATGAATGGCCGCATGGACCTTGCTCTCATCTACGATCCGGGCATGATGCGGGGTGTCAATTTTCAGCAGGTGGCCGTAGAAGAGCTGTTCCTGATCTCGCATCGTTCGCTCCTGAATGCCAAAGACGGCGCAACGGAAATCTCGTTCAAATCGATTGCAAATATCCCCCTCTTGCTGCCCAGCAAGATCCATCTGTTGCGCGCACTCGTTGATAACGCCTTCGAGAAGGTGCAGGTAACACCCAATATTGTTGCCGAAATCGAATCCATGGAAACGCTCGGCATGGCGATTTCCGAAGGCATGGGGTCAACCATCCTGCCCTGGTCAGCCGCCAGCCGCATGTCCGACTTCAAGCAACTGATCCTGTTGCCACTCAAAGAGCCAAAAATCGAGGCATCCATCTCGATCTGTGTGTCGGATTCCATTCCCCTCTCCGAGCCTGCCATGGCCGTTCACGACATCCTTTTCAAACTGGTTCGCGAGCTGATCGCCTCCAATCAATGGCCGGGAGTACGCCCTCCCCAATAG
- a CDS encoding 4-carboxy-4-hydroxy-2-oxoadipate aldolase/oxaloacetate decarboxylase, translated as MVHVIKNIKRPDAADIEAISQFTPATLHEAQGRKGALSSKIKPIYNGMTVCGPAITIKSHPGDNMMLQLAISIAKPGDVLVFATDGSSEQGCFGEVLGTWCQARGIAGLVTDSGVRDGPALNNNGFSVFSPGLCIKGTVKETLGYVNRPVSFGGEIINPGDIIVGDDDGLVVVRPEDAKWVAKESRKRDDAEAKLMKELKEGVNLLEAVGMDKRALSKGCEFES; from the coding sequence ATGGTCCATGTGATTAAGAATATCAAACGCCCTGATGCCGCAGACATTGAGGCAATTTCTCAGTTCACACCCGCAACTTTGCATGAAGCTCAGGGGCGCAAGGGTGCTTTATCCTCAAAGATCAAACCGATCTACAATGGCATGACCGTTTGCGGTCCGGCCATCACCATCAAATCCCACCCTGGCGACAACATGATGCTCCAGCTTGCGATCAGCATCGCAAAGCCAGGGGATGTGTTGGTATTTGCAACCGATGGCTCCAGCGAACAGGGCTGCTTCGGTGAGGTACTGGGAACATGGTGTCAGGCTCGCGGCATCGCAGGTCTCGTAACTGACAGCGGCGTGCGCGATGGACCGGCCCTGAACAACAACGGCTTCTCTGTTTTCAGCCCAGGCCTGTGCATCAAAGGCACCGTCAAGGAAACCCTCGGCTATGTAAACCGTCCGGTATCGTTCGGTGGTGAAATCATCAACCCGGGAGACATCATCGTTGGCGACGACGACGGGCTCGTTGTTGTGCGTCCGGAAGATGCCAAGTGGGTGGCGAAGGAATCTCGCAAAAGAGATGACGCCGAAGCCAAGTTGATGAAAGAACTCAAAGAGGGTGTAAATCTTCTGGAGGCAGTGGGGATGGACAAGCGAGCCCTCAGCAAAGGCTGCGAGTTCGAAAGCTAA
- a CDS encoding biotin/lipoyl-containing protein produces MINLDRLKCLIDLASDPRVAELEVNQDDFHLKITMDRTADAPVESSSKSASADLQHDPDSERVSLRAHSESDIVIQSPLYGLFHATASPDEPAFVELSARVSEGDTLGMVESMKLLHPIVAPHNGTITQILVQDEADIVANQPLFTLRPE; encoded by the coding sequence ATGATTAATCTGGATCGACTGAAATGTCTGATTGACTTGGCGTCAGACCCGCGCGTCGCCGAGCTAGAGGTAAACCAGGATGATTTTCACCTGAAAATCACCATGGACCGAACGGCAGATGCACCTGTCGAAAGCTCATCAAAATCAGCTTCAGCCGACCTCCAGCATGACCCGGATTCCGAACGTGTCTCCCTCCGTGCGCATTCCGAATCCGATATTGTCATCCAGTCTCCCTTGTATGGCCTTTTTCATGCCACGGCCTCTCCCGATGAGCCTGCATTTGTCGAGCTTTCAGCGCGTGTTTCTGAGGGCGATACGCTCGGCATGGTCGAATCGATGAAACTGCTCCATCCAATAGTCGCCCCTCATAACGGCACGATCACCCAGATTCTGGTTCAAGACGAGGCCGATATCGTTGCAAATCAACCTCTTTTCACTCTGAGGCCGGAATGA